One genomic segment of Vibrio quintilis includes these proteins:
- a CDS encoding outer membrane beta-barrel protein encodes MIKKLITATLLTATPFFAFSGNMVTGVDYVNLKLTDGDDSITLGGVAATFGYTEHMGKMFRLTPEVRLGTGVVSDTYNYAGSSLDIELSSFVSLSVKTELDLTNRIYLFAAPSWSYTDLTVSVNYGGTSYEGSGDDSDFGLGAGAGFKITDQISTEFRYEAYDDTDAYSIGLRMNF; translated from the coding sequence ATGATAAAAAAGCTGATAACCGCAACACTTTTAACTGCCACACCCTTTTTTGCATTTAGCGGTAACATGGTAACCGGCGTTGATTATGTCAACCTAAAACTGACTGATGGCGATGACAGTATTACTCTGGGCGGGGTTGCAGCCACATTTGGCTACACTGAGCATATGGGAAAAATGTTTCGGTTGACGCCCGAGGTCCGGCTGGGAACCGGCGTGGTCTCTGATACCTATAATTATGCCGGCTCATCTCTTGACATTGAACTCTCCAGTTTTGTTTCATTGTCTGTAAAAACAGAACTGGATTTAACCAACCGGATCTACCTGTTTGCTGCACCTTCCTGGTCTTATACGGACCTGACGGTTTCAGTCAATTACGGCGGTACCAGCTACGAAGGATCAGGGGATGATTCTGATTTTGGTCTGGGTGCAGGCGCCGGGTTTAAAATTACCGATCAAATTTCGACTGAATTTCGTTATGAAGCTTATGACGATACCGATGCTTACAGCATTGGCCTGAGAATGAATTTCTGA
- the tnaA gene encoding tryptophanase, which translates to MENFKHLPEPFRIRVVEPVKRTTRKHREQAIVKAGMNPFLLDSEDVFIDLLTDSGTGSITQNMQAAMLRGDEAYSGSRSFYALADAVKDIFGYTLTIPTHQGRGAEQIYIPVLIKKREKEKGLDRSRMVALSNYFFDTTQGHTQINGCQIRNVYVRDAFDTAVNADFKGNFDTDQLETAILQAGAENVPYIVSTITCNSAGGQPVSIANMKAVYAIARKYDIPVIMDSARFAENAYFIQQREPGYQDRSIESITREMYQYADGLAMSAKKDAMVQMGGLLCFKDESMADVFQECRTLCVVQEGFPTYGGLEGGAMERLAVGLYDGMRQDWLAYRISQVQYLVNGLEALGICCQQAGGHAAFVDAGKLLPHIPASQFPAHALACELYKVAGIRAVEIGSLLLGRDPQTGEQLPCPAELLRLTIPRATYTQTHMDFIIEAFEQVKANAGKINGLTFTYEPEVLRHFTARMKETETVHR; encoded by the coding sequence ATGGAAAATTTCAAACATCTGCCAGAACCATTTCGTATTCGTGTTGTAGAACCAGTCAAACGCACCACCCGGAAACACCGGGAACAGGCCATTGTAAAAGCAGGGATGAACCCTTTTCTGCTTGATAGTGAAGATGTGTTTATTGATTTACTGACAGACAGTGGCACAGGATCGATTACACAAAACATGCAGGCAGCCATGCTGCGGGGAGATGAAGCTTATAGCGGCAGCCGCAGTTTCTATGCACTGGCTGATGCGGTCAAAGATATTTTTGGCTATACACTGACCATCCCGACGCATCAGGGACGCGGCGCAGAGCAGATCTATATTCCGGTACTCATTAAAAAGCGGGAAAAAGAGAAAGGTCTTGACCGGTCACGGATGGTCGCACTCTCCAATTATTTCTTCGATACGACTCAGGGTCATACACAGATTAACGGCTGCCAGATCAGAAACGTCTACGTCAGAGACGCTTTTGATACCGCAGTCAATGCAGATTTCAAAGGTAATTTTGATACCGACCAGCTTGAAACCGCCATTCTTCAGGCTGGCGCAGAAAATGTCCCTTATATTGTCAGCACCATCACCTGTAACTCGGCCGGCGGGCAGCCCGTTTCGATTGCGAATATGAAGGCAGTTTATGCCATTGCCCGGAAATATGATATTCCGGTGATCATGGACTCAGCCCGTTTTGCTGAAAATGCTTATTTCATTCAGCAGCGGGAGCCAGGTTATCAGGACCGGAGCATTGAATCCATCACCCGGGAGATGTATCAGTATGCGGATGGGCTGGCAATGTCAGCGAAAAAAGATGCCATGGTTCAAATGGGCGGACTACTCTGTTTTAAAGATGAATCCATGGCTGATGTTTTTCAGGAATGCCGGACTCTATGTGTGGTGCAGGAAGGTTTTCCGACCTACGGCGGACTGGAAGGCGGTGCCATGGAGCGGCTGGCTGTGGGTCTGTATGACGGCATGCGTCAGGACTGGCTGGCTTACCGGATCAGTCAGGTACAGTATCTGGTCAATGGGCTGGAAGCACTTGGTATCTGCTGCCAGCAGGCTGGTGGTCACGCTGCATTTGTTGACGCAGGAAAACTGTTACCCCACATCCCGGCCAGTCAGTTCCCGGCCCATGCACTGGCTTGTGAACTCTATAAAGTTGCCGGTATCCGGGCGGTTGAAATCGGCTCGCTGCTTTTGGGACGTGATCCGCAAACCGGTGAGCAGCTTCCCTGCCCGGCTGAATTGCTTCGTCTGACAATTCCCCGCGCAACCTACACCCAAACCCATATGGATTTCATTATTGAGGCGTTTGAGCAGGTGAAAGCAAATGCCGGGAAAATTAACGGCCTGACCTTCACATACGAACCCGAAGTACTTCGCCACTTTACAGCAAGGATGAAAGAAACCGAAACTGTACATCGTTAA
- the tnaC gene encoding tryptophanase leader peptide gives MAQLNLSRHWITLDYKIAFFFPAQ, from the coding sequence ATGGCGCAGCTCAATCTATCCCGTCATTGGATCACTCTGGATTACAAAATCGCCTTTTTCTTTCCTGCTCAATAA
- a CDS encoding SDR family oxidoreductase — protein MKEIPERILVAGSTGYLGTHIVRELLSNQAEFKALARNQRKLSDMGLADTQIHLAEVTDPVSLAGCCDGIDVVISCVGITRQKDGVGYMGVDFQGNLNLLKEAQRAGVRKFIYISALNAPQFPDVRLLRAKECFAQQLLSSDIPQPCVIRPNGFFSDIEEMYRMARSGRVYLFGRGESRLNPIHGSDLARFCLEAIDKPDRESDIGGPDVLSLTDIARLAFAAQNKPERITFLPDWIRKVCLSVAAVLPEKYAGPVEFFLTTIAKDMVAPTYGHHRLDSHFQQLAQTENRPS, from the coding sequence ATGAAAGAAATTCCGGAGCGTATTTTAGTCGCCGGTTCCACCGGTTATCTGGGAACGCATATTGTGCGTGAGCTGTTATCGAATCAGGCTGAGTTTAAAGCGCTGGCCAGAAATCAGCGCAAGTTGTCTGATATGGGGTTGGCTGATACGCAAATTCATCTTGCAGAAGTGACTGACCCGGTTTCACTGGCAGGCTGCTGTGATGGCATTGATGTGGTGATCTCCTGTGTGGGAATTACCCGCCAGAAAGATGGTGTCGGATATATGGGGGTCGACTTTCAGGGGAATCTCAATTTACTGAAAGAAGCGCAAAGGGCCGGGGTGAGGAAGTTTATTTATATTTCGGCGCTCAACGCGCCACAGTTTCCGGATGTCAGGTTGCTCAGGGCCAAAGAGTGCTTTGCACAACAGTTGCTTTCCTCTGATATTCCACAACCATGTGTCATTCGGCCGAATGGCTTTTTCTCCGATATCGAAGAAATGTACAGGATGGCCCGGTCAGGGCGGGTTTATCTGTTCGGGCGCGGAGAGAGCCGGCTGAATCCGATCCACGGTAGTGACCTCGCCCGCTTCTGTCTGGAAGCGATTGATAAGCCGGACAGAGAATCTGATATCGGCGGGCCTGATGTGTTGTCTCTGACGGACATTGCCCGGCTGGCATTTGCAGCACAGAATAAGCCGGAACGTATCACCTTTCTGCCAGACTGGATCCGGAAAGTCTGTTTGTCCGTCGCTGCAGTGCTGCCGGAAAAATATGCAGGTCCGGTGGAGTTTTTTCTGACAACGATCGCGAAAGATATGGTCGCACCGACATACGGGCATCACCGGTTGGATTCACATTTTCAACAGCTTGCGCAGACAGAAAACAGACCGTCCTGA
- a CDS encoding ABC transporter ATP-binding protein has product MSDTVLSEAVKPDELLLEVNGLKKHFQAGKSFLKRNMPVCKAVDDVSFKIHKGKTLGLVGESGCGKSTLGRCILRLIEPTEGEVLIEGEDVVQMDNKRLKEMRQHMQIIFQDPFASLSPRMTIHDILREPLDTHNIGTIEEREAKIAEVMKIVGLRPQALNRYPHEFSGGQRQRVGIARALVLEPKLIVADEPVSALDVSVQAQVLNLIAELQETRGISFLFIAHDLAVVQHICDEVGVMYLGRMVERAPAEELYRNPKHPYTQALLSAIPVPDPTIQSDKIPLEGDVPSPLNPPSGCTFRTRCKHATDRCSKEAPRMHNHQHAGYDHWITCHLYENS; this is encoded by the coding sequence ATGAGCGATACAGTACTGAGTGAAGCGGTAAAACCGGATGAATTACTGCTTGAAGTCAACGGTCTGAAGAAACATTTTCAGGCCGGAAAAAGTTTTTTGAAACGCAACATGCCGGTTTGTAAAGCGGTCGATGATGTCAGTTTTAAGATCCATAAAGGAAAAACCCTGGGGCTGGTTGGGGAATCAGGTTGCGGAAAATCAACCCTCGGACGCTGTATTCTGCGGTTAATTGAACCGACAGAAGGCGAAGTGTTGATTGAAGGGGAAGATGTGGTTCAGATGGACAACAAACGTCTGAAAGAAATGCGTCAACATATGCAGATCATCTTCCAGGATCCGTTTGCCTCTCTGAGTCCGCGAATGACGATTCATGACATTTTACGCGAGCCGCTTGATACCCATAATATCGGGACAATTGAAGAGCGCGAAGCGAAAATCGCTGAAGTAATGAAGATTGTTGGCCTGCGTCCTCAGGCCCTGAACCGGTATCCGCACGAGTTTTCCGGTGGTCAGCGACAACGGGTCGGGATTGCCCGGGCACTGGTACTTGAACCGAAGCTGATTGTTGCCGATGAACCGGTTTCTGCACTGGATGTGTCCGTTCAGGCGCAGGTGCTTAATCTGATTGCTGAGTTACAGGAAACCCGGGGTATCTCGTTTTTGTTCATCGCGCATGATCTGGCCGTGGTACAACACATTTGCGATGAAGTCGGTGTCATGTATCTGGGACGGATGGTTGAACGGGCCCCGGCTGAAGAGCTCTACCGCAATCCGAAACACCCTTATACTCAGGCACTGCTTTCAGCGATTCCGGTACCGGATCCAACGATTCAGTCCGATAAAATTCCGCTGGAAGGCGATGTACCGTCACCGCTGAATCCGCCAAGTGGCTGTACTTTCAGGACGCGCTGCAAACATGCAACAGACCGTTGCAGCAAAGAAGCACCACGAATGCATAATCACCAGCATGCCGGTTATGATCACTGGATCACCTGTCACCTGTATGAGAACAGTTAA
- a CDS encoding ABC transporter ATP-binding protein, with amino-acid sequence MSSQDSASQEPLLKVDNLTVEFNTDKGIARAINGVSFEVMPGETVAIVGESGCGKSVSSLAIMGLVPSPPGNIVDGSIQFQGRELVGLSEKEYRKIRGNDISMIFQEPMTALNPVLKISTQMIDVIRNHNQVSKKEAKNRAIKMLSMVGIPSPEKRVDEYPHQLSGGMRQRVMIAMALSCHPALLLADEPTTALDVTIQAQVMHEMLRLKQELDMAVVLVTHDLGVVAESCQRVVVMYCGEVIEQGSVEEIFANPKHPYTQGLLESIPVVRDKKIPRLPTIEGMVPDLFHLPKGCRFADRCEKAGSDCHYSSPVLRNVQKDGKLVSGHKVACFKVAEVA; translated from the coding sequence ATGTCCAGTCAAGATTCTGCATCGCAGGAACCATTACTGAAAGTAGATAATCTCACAGTTGAGTTTAATACCGATAAGGGGATTGCCCGGGCGATTAATGGCGTCAGTTTTGAAGTCATGCCCGGCGAAACAGTGGCTATTGTTGGTGAATCCGGTTGTGGTAAATCAGTGAGTTCACTGGCAATTATGGGGCTGGTCCCTTCCCCGCCGGGAAACATCGTCGATGGGAGCATTCAGTTTCAGGGACGTGAGCTGGTTGGCCTGAGTGAAAAGGAATACCGCAAAATTCGCGGCAATGATATTTCGATGATTTTTCAGGAACCGATGACGGCACTGAATCCGGTGCTGAAAATCAGTACTCAGATGATCGATGTCATTCGTAACCATAATCAGGTATCAAAAAAAGAAGCCAAAAACCGGGCCATTAAGATGCTGAGTATGGTTGGTATTCCTTCCCCGGAAAAACGGGTGGATGAGTATCCGCATCAGCTGTCCGGCGGCATGCGTCAGCGGGTGATGATTGCAATGGCGCTCTCCTGCCACCCGGCACTGTTATTAGCAGACGAACCGACGACCGCACTTGATGTGACAATACAGGCACAGGTGATGCACGAAATGCTCCGCCTGAAACAGGAGCTGGACATGGCCGTAGTGCTGGTAACTCATGACCTCGGGGTTGTGGCCGAATCCTGTCAGCGGGTTGTGGTAATGTACTGTGGCGAAGTGATCGAACAGGGTTCAGTGGAAGAGATTTTTGCCAATCCGAAGCATCCGTATACACAGGGATTATTAGAATCAATCCCGGTCGTCAGAGATAAGAAAATTCCGCGCTTACCCACCATTGAAGGCATGGTCCCGGATCTGTTTCATTTACCGAAAGGCTGCCGTTTCGCAGACCGTTGCGAAAAAGCAGGAAGCGACTGCCATTACAGTTCGCCGGTGTTACGCAATGTACAGAAAGACGGCAAGCTGGTCTCTGGCCACAAAGTGGCGTGTTTTAAAGTCGCGGAGGTGGCGTGA
- a CDS encoding ABC transporter permease: MTDMLNEQLIDKPLKRESLWTKAFVKFTRDKTGMLSLFVVGVYFIIAVLAWSGLIAQNWDQLLASGQMGPSATYWFGTTINGQDIFQRAIYSTKTAFEVGLIVAVFSTFIGAVTGSLMGYYSGTVLDEFILWLMNSIDCIPYFLLVAAIAVALEDNPYAMHIAMTMAFWTSTARVIRGEVIKLKNMEFTEAAHSLGVPTYKIIFKHLMPNTSHIILVDMTLLFITAIKSEVILSFLGLGVKDSISWGLMIAEASTEVTAGHFCNFFAASGMLFVLVLAFNTFSDSLQDALDPRKVS, translated from the coding sequence ATGACAGATATGCTTAACGAACAACTGATCGACAAACCACTGAAACGTGAGTCCTTGTGGACAAAGGCTTTTGTCAAATTTACCCGGGATAAAACCGGGATGCTGAGCCTGTTTGTGGTCGGTGTATATTTTATTATTGCAGTCCTGGCATGGTCAGGGCTCATTGCCCAAAACTGGGATCAATTACTGGCCAGTGGCCAGATGGGCCCATCAGCAACTTACTGGTTTGGCACCACAATTAATGGTCAGGATATTTTCCAGCGGGCCATCTACAGTACTAAAACGGCTTTTGAAGTTGGTTTAATTGTCGCTGTTTTCTCTACCTTTATCGGTGCTGTAACCGGTTCACTGATGGGGTATTACTCCGGCACAGTGCTGGATGAATTTATCCTGTGGCTGATGAACAGTATCGACTGTATCCCCTACTTTCTTTTGGTTGCTGCAATCGCAGTTGCCCTTGAAGATAACCCATATGCCATGCACATCGCGATGACGATGGCATTCTGGACCAGTACTGCCCGGGTTATTCGGGGTGAGGTGATTAAACTAAAAAATATGGAGTTTACCGAAGCGGCGCACTCTTTAGGTGTTCCGACCTACAAAATTATCTTTAAACATTTAATGCCGAACACGTCCCATATCATTTTAGTGGATATGACGCTGTTGTTTATTACGGCGATTAAGAGTGAGGTGATTCTCAGCTTCCTTGGCCTTGGTGTAAAAGACAGCATTAGCTGGGGACTGATGATTGCTGAAGCCAGTACCGAGGTTACGGCCGGCCACTTCTGTAACTTTTTTGCCGCATCCGGCATGCTGTTTGTTCTGGTGCTGGCGTTTAATACATTCTCTGATTCACTACAGGATGCACTTGATCCAAGGAAGGTGTCGTAA